In Bombus terrestris chromosome 6, iyBomTerr1.2, whole genome shotgun sequence, a single window of DNA contains:
- the LOC100650625 gene encoding serine/threonine-protein phosphatase 2A 65 kDa regulatory subunit A alpha isoform isoform X2: MAASDSTTDDSLYPIAVLIDELKNEDVQLRLNSIKKLSTIALALGIERTRSELIPFLTESMYDEDEVLLALAEQLGQFTPLVGGPEYVYCLLKPLESLATVEETVVRDKAVESLRTIAAQHSSTDLEEQFVPLINRLATGDWFTSRTSACGLFSVCYQRVNPSVKACLRNHFRNLCQDDTPMARRSAASHLGEFAKVMEIEYVKADLIPMFVILAQDEQDSVRLLAIEACVSIAALLPQEDVEQLVMPTLRQCASDQSWRVRYMVADKFTDLQKAVGPEITKTDLVPAFQVLLKDIEAEVRAAAADKVRDFCQNLDKSNQESIIMTQILPIVKELVSDPNQHVKSALASVIMGLSPILGKYNTIEHLLPLFLSQLRDECSEVRLNIISNLECVNEVIGIQQLSQSLLPAIVELAEDSKWRVRYAIIEYMPLLAGQLGVEFFDEKLNSLCMTWLVDHVYAIREAATLNLKKLVEKFGPEWAQNTVIPKVLAMSRDQNYLHRMTCLFCINVLAEVCGQEITTRVMLPTVLGMATDNVANVRFNVAKTLQKIGPYLEPCAVQAQVKPVLDKLNTDSDVDVKYFASEAIAGIAA; the protein is encoded by the exons ATGGCAGCGAGCGACTCTACTACGGACGACAGTCTTTATCCGATAGCTGTTTtgatcgacgaactaaaaaacGAAGATGTACAG TTACGGCTGAACTCAATAAAGAAATTATCTACAATTGCCCTTGCATTAGGCATTGAACGAACACGCAGCGAATTAATACCATTTCTAACTGAGTCTATGTATGATGAGGATGAAGTCCTACTAGCTTTGGCAGAACAACTTGGACAATTTACTCCTCTTGTAGGAGGTCCAGAATATGTATACTGTTTgctg aaaccTTTGGAAAGTTTGGCAACAGTTGAAGAAACTGTAGTTCGAGATAAAGCAGTGGAGTCTTTAAGAACTATTGCTGCTCAACATAGCTCAACAGATTTGGAGGAGCAATTTGTTCCTTTGATAAATCGTTTGGCGACAGGAGATTGGTTTACATCAAGAACATCAGCATGTGGTTTATTTAGTGTCTGCTACCAACGTGTTAATCCATCAGTTAAAG cATGTCTACGAAACCACTTCCGTAACTTATGTCAAGATGACACTCCAATGGCACGACGATCTGCTGCTTCACATTTAGGTGAATTTGCAAAAGTTATGGAAATTGAATATGTAAAGGCAGATTTAATTCCAATGTTTGTTATTTTGGCTCAAGATGAACAA GATTCAGTACGTCTCTTGGCAATTGAAGCTTGTGTTAGCATTGCAGCATTATTACCACAAGAAGATGTAGAGCAATTAGTTATGCCTACACTTAGACAATGTGCAAGCGATCAGTCGTGGcgtgtacgttatatggtcgcAGATAAATTCACAGAT ctTCAAAAAGCTGTAGGTCCAGAAATTACAAAAACAGATCTTGTACCAGCATTTCAAGTACTATTGAAAGATATCGAAGCTGAAGTTCGAGCTGCAGCAGCTGACAAAGTGCGCGACTTTTGTCAGAATCTCGATAAATCCAATCAAGAATCTATCATTATGACACAAATATTACCAATAGTTAAAGAACTTGTATCAGATCCAAACCAACATGTAAAATCAGCTTTAGCAAgtgttataatgggtcttagtCCAATACTTGGAAAAtacaa TACAATCGAACATTTGTTACCATTATTTTTATCACAACTCAGAGATGAATGTTCAGAAGTTCGCTTAAATATTATCAGCAATTTAGAATGTGTTAACGAAGTTATTGGCATACAACAACTTTCACAATCTCTTCTACCAGCTATTGTAGAATTAGCCGAAGATTCAAAATGGCGTGTAAGATATGCCATCATAGA ATACATGCCATTGTTAGCTGGACAACTTGGAGTAGAATTCTttgatgaaaaactaaattccTTATGTATGACTTGGTTAGTAGATCACGTTTATGCCATCAGAGAAGCAGCtacgttaaatttgaaaaaactgGTAGAAAAATTCGGTCCTGAATGGGCACAGAATACTGTAATACCTAAGGTTTTAGCAATGTCAAGGGATCAAAACTATCTTCACAGAATGACATGTTTATTTTGCATCAat GTATTGGCAGAAGTATGTGGTCAAGAAATAACAACGAGGGTGATGCTTCCGACTGTCTTGGGAATGGCCACTGATAATGTCGCTAATGTACGATTTAATGTTGCTAAAACTCTTCAAAAAATCGGTCCTTATCTTGAACCGTGTGCTGTACAAGCTCAAGTAAAACCTGTACTTGATAAGCTCAATACAGACAGTGACGTGGATGTCAAATATTTTGCTTCGGAAGCAATTGCAGGCATCGCAG CGTAG
- the LOC100650625 gene encoding serine/threonine-protein phosphatase 2A 65 kDa regulatory subunit A alpha isoform isoform X1, which translates to MAASDSTTDDSLYPIAVLIDELKNEDVQLRLNSIKKLSTIALALGIERTRSELIPFLTESMYDEDEVLLALAEQLGQFTPLVGGPEYVYCLLKPLESLATVEETVVRDKAVESLRTIAAQHSSTDLEEQFVPLINRLATGDWFTSRTSACGLFSVCYQRVNPSVKACLRNHFRNLCQDDTPMARRSAASHLGEFAKVMEIEYVKADLIPMFVILAQDEQDSVRLLAIEACVSIAALLPQEDVEQLVMPTLRQCASDQSWRVRYMVADKFTDLQKAVGPEITKTDLVPAFQVLLKDIEAEVRAAAADKVRDFCQNLDKSNQESIIMTQILPIVKELVSDPNQHVKSALASVIMGLSPILGKYNTIEHLLPLFLSQLRDECSEVRLNIISNLECVNEVIGIQQLSQSLLPAIVELAEDSKWRVRYAIIEYMPLLAGQLGVEFFDEKLNSLCMTWLVDHVYAIREAATLNLKKLVEKFGPEWAQNTVIPKVLAMSRDQNYLHRMTCLFCINVLAEVCGQEITTRVMLPTVLGMATDNVANVRFNVAKTLQKIGPYLEPCAVQAQVKPVLDKLNTDSDVDVKYFASEAIAGIAG; encoded by the exons ATGGCAGCGAGCGACTCTACTACGGACGACAGTCTTTATCCGATAGCTGTTTtgatcgacgaactaaaaaacGAAGATGTACAG TTACGGCTGAACTCAATAAAGAAATTATCTACAATTGCCCTTGCATTAGGCATTGAACGAACACGCAGCGAATTAATACCATTTCTAACTGAGTCTATGTATGATGAGGATGAAGTCCTACTAGCTTTGGCAGAACAACTTGGACAATTTACTCCTCTTGTAGGAGGTCCAGAATATGTATACTGTTTgctg aaaccTTTGGAAAGTTTGGCAACAGTTGAAGAAACTGTAGTTCGAGATAAAGCAGTGGAGTCTTTAAGAACTATTGCTGCTCAACATAGCTCAACAGATTTGGAGGAGCAATTTGTTCCTTTGATAAATCGTTTGGCGACAGGAGATTGGTTTACATCAAGAACATCAGCATGTGGTTTATTTAGTGTCTGCTACCAACGTGTTAATCCATCAGTTAAAG cATGTCTACGAAACCACTTCCGTAACTTATGTCAAGATGACACTCCAATGGCACGACGATCTGCTGCTTCACATTTAGGTGAATTTGCAAAAGTTATGGAAATTGAATATGTAAAGGCAGATTTAATTCCAATGTTTGTTATTTTGGCTCAAGATGAACAA GATTCAGTACGTCTCTTGGCAATTGAAGCTTGTGTTAGCATTGCAGCATTATTACCACAAGAAGATGTAGAGCAATTAGTTATGCCTACACTTAGACAATGTGCAAGCGATCAGTCGTGGcgtgtacgttatatggtcgcAGATAAATTCACAGAT ctTCAAAAAGCTGTAGGTCCAGAAATTACAAAAACAGATCTTGTACCAGCATTTCAAGTACTATTGAAAGATATCGAAGCTGAAGTTCGAGCTGCAGCAGCTGACAAAGTGCGCGACTTTTGTCAGAATCTCGATAAATCCAATCAAGAATCTATCATTATGACACAAATATTACCAATAGTTAAAGAACTTGTATCAGATCCAAACCAACATGTAAAATCAGCTTTAGCAAgtgttataatgggtcttagtCCAATACTTGGAAAAtacaa TACAATCGAACATTTGTTACCATTATTTTTATCACAACTCAGAGATGAATGTTCAGAAGTTCGCTTAAATATTATCAGCAATTTAGAATGTGTTAACGAAGTTATTGGCATACAACAACTTTCACAATCTCTTCTACCAGCTATTGTAGAATTAGCCGAAGATTCAAAATGGCGTGTAAGATATGCCATCATAGA ATACATGCCATTGTTAGCTGGACAACTTGGAGTAGAATTCTttgatgaaaaactaaattccTTATGTATGACTTGGTTAGTAGATCACGTTTATGCCATCAGAGAAGCAGCtacgttaaatttgaaaaaactgGTAGAAAAATTCGGTCCTGAATGGGCACAGAATACTGTAATACCTAAGGTTTTAGCAATGTCAAGGGATCAAAACTATCTTCACAGAATGACATGTTTATTTTGCATCAat GTATTGGCAGAAGTATGTGGTCAAGAAATAACAACGAGGGTGATGCTTCCGACTGTCTTGGGAATGGCCACTGATAATGTCGCTAATGTACGATTTAATGTTGCTAAAACTCTTCAAAAAATCGGTCCTTATCTTGAACCGTGTGCTGTACAAGCTCAAGTAAAACCTGTACTTGATAAGCTCAATACAGACAGTGACGTGGATGTCAAATATTTTGCTTCGGAAGCAATTGCAGGCATCGCAG GTTGA